Proteins from a genomic interval of Leifsonia shinshuensis:
- a CDS encoding glycoside hydrolase family 5 protein → MKSVRRPLVAVSAALVLVVLQAVLDPTGLLALVGWSGALPSTAGVWSYAPYAVFLPVLLGMTWWTALRAGERYWTLVAGIVLAVLLAQAAACLVMTGNPAVSAWAAGYVTAKAVPAALIVAAVARWFGGPTRRVVHRCGPPWIPAALFAAAAPLLAGVWWTSAAYAPGVPVARPDRGPLSVIVAVLLIALATALILNPLRRRVPGVLGGWLAALVAGGLVGVVQAIVAFAVDGGLDGDLWPGMAAYVAIADGLSFGACLGWVVGVGALVVERIPAAGRVRVAQAAAAAIVAIAVAVAVVVPSGTSASASAAGAGEAPAGFLRASGRVITDGRGDQVLLRGVNVNQLVDFYQPTKGVATTRPLTEADFAGIAAQGFNVVRLNLSWSTLEPQRGTLSGSYLSTIKQAVGWAGEHGLYIVLDMHQDGWWKGATTSGTDCRPGTDPMWGYDGAPAWATTTDGAPRCQFTGRDISPAGDRAFQNFYFDTSGVQSALVATWGKLAAEFRDDPTVAGYDLLNEPGFGETAPVTTSYLLGRFYDRAIGAIRAAGSQQLVVVEPSILWSGLGFDSGPTPGFTTDRNIVFSPHLYAESITMDRSLGLPPIVGIDRQFTLAQRVADEYGAPLWSGEYGYWGDTADVDARLARYAQAEDAARLGGAYWVWKQACGDPQNGTGPTGNGLMVQDCATGGDAPPRDDLLGVLGRAYPRSAPGTVTMLTAKGADLLLTGQATQLSCGLEVWVPGAAEPHVHSTGLTKVQAVAAPGGWLVRGCAAGRYTLNTNS, encoded by the coding sequence ATGAAGTCGGTTCGCCGTCCTCTCGTCGCGGTGTCCGCCGCACTGGTCCTGGTCGTCCTCCAGGCCGTCCTCGACCCGACCGGACTGCTCGCCCTCGTCGGCTGGTCCGGGGCTCTCCCGTCGACCGCGGGCGTGTGGTCGTACGCTCCGTACGCCGTCTTCCTCCCCGTCCTGCTCGGCATGACCTGGTGGACGGCGCTGCGGGCGGGGGAGCGGTACTGGACGCTCGTGGCCGGGATCGTCCTGGCGGTGCTGCTCGCGCAGGCGGCGGCGTGCCTGGTCATGACGGGGAACCCCGCGGTCAGCGCGTGGGCGGCGGGCTACGTGACGGCGAAGGCGGTCCCGGCTGCGCTGATCGTCGCGGCCGTCGCCCGCTGGTTCGGCGGCCCGACCCGGCGGGTGGTGCACCGCTGCGGGCCGCCGTGGATCCCCGCGGCACTGTTCGCCGCCGCGGCTCCGCTGCTCGCGGGAGTCTGGTGGACCAGCGCCGCCTACGCCCCCGGCGTCCCGGTGGCGCGGCCGGACCGCGGGCCGCTGTCGGTGATCGTCGCGGTGCTGCTGATCGCTCTCGCCACCGCGCTGATCCTGAACCCGCTGCGGCGTCGCGTCCCCGGCGTGCTCGGCGGCTGGCTCGCGGCGCTGGTCGCGGGCGGTCTGGTCGGCGTCGTGCAGGCGATCGTCGCGTTCGCCGTCGACGGCGGGCTCGACGGGGACCTCTGGCCCGGGATGGCGGCCTACGTGGCCATCGCCGACGGGCTGTCGTTCGGCGCGTGCCTGGGCTGGGTCGTCGGGGTCGGCGCGCTCGTCGTGGAACGCATCCCCGCCGCCGGGCGCGTGCGGGTGGCGCAGGCGGCGGCTGCGGCGATCGTCGCGATCGCGGTGGCGGTCGCGGTCGTGGTGCCCTCCGGGACCTCGGCGTCGGCGTCCGCCGCCGGAGCGGGCGAGGCGCCCGCCGGGTTCCTCCGCGCCTCCGGGAGGGTCATCACCGACGGCCGCGGCGACCAGGTGCTGCTGCGCGGGGTCAACGTGAACCAGCTCGTCGACTTCTACCAGCCGACGAAAGGCGTCGCGACAACGCGCCCGCTGACCGAGGCCGACTTCGCCGGGATCGCGGCGCAGGGCTTCAACGTGGTGCGGCTCAACCTGTCCTGGTCGACGCTCGAACCGCAGCGCGGGACGCTGTCGGGCTCGTACCTGTCGACGATCAAGCAGGCCGTCGGCTGGGCGGGCGAGCACGGCCTCTACATCGTCCTCGACATGCACCAGGACGGCTGGTGGAAGGGCGCGACGACCTCCGGAACGGACTGCCGGCCCGGCACCGACCCGATGTGGGGCTACGACGGCGCCCCGGCCTGGGCGACGACCACCGACGGAGCGCCGCGCTGCCAGTTCACCGGCCGCGACATCTCCCCGGCAGGCGACCGCGCGTTCCAGAACTTCTACTTCGACACCTCCGGGGTGCAGTCCGCGCTCGTGGCGACGTGGGGGAAGCTCGCCGCGGAGTTCCGGGACGACCCGACGGTGGCCGGCTACGACCTCCTCAACGAGCCGGGCTTCGGCGAGACGGCGCCGGTCACGACGTCGTACCTGCTCGGCCGGTTCTACGACCGGGCGATCGGGGCGATCCGCGCGGCCGGGTCGCAGCAGCTCGTCGTGGTGGAGCCGAGCATCCTCTGGTCCGGGCTCGGCTTCGACAGCGGGCCGACGCCGGGCTTCACGACCGACCGGAACATCGTCTTCTCACCGCACCTCTACGCCGAGTCGATCACGATGGACCGCTCGCTCGGCCTCCCGCCGATCGTCGGCATCGACCGGCAGTTCACGCTCGCGCAGCGGGTCGCCGACGAGTACGGTGCGCCGCTGTGGTCGGGGGAGTACGGCTACTGGGGCGACACCGCCGACGTGGACGCCCGGCTCGCCCGCTACGCGCAGGCCGAGGACGCGGCCCGGCTCGGCGGCGCCTACTGGGTGTGGAAGCAGGCCTGCGGCGACCCGCAGAACGGGACCGGCCCGACCGGGAACGGCCTGATGGTGCAGGACTGCGCGACCGGAGGCGACGCCCCGCCGCGCGATGACCTCCTCGGCGTCCTCGGCCGGGCCTATCCGCGCTCGGCGCCGGGGACCGTCACCATGCTCACCGCGAAAGGCGCCGACCTGCTCCTGACCGGCCAAGCGACGCAGCTGAGCTGCGGGCTGGAGGTGTGGGTGCCGGGAGCGGCCGAGCCGCACGTGCACTCGACCGGGCTCACGAAGGTGCAGGCGGTCGCGGCTCCGGGCGGCTGGCTGGTGCGCGGGTGCGCCGCGGGGCGGTACACGCTCAATACGAACAGCTGA
- a CDS encoding SDR family NAD(P)-dependent oxidoreductase — protein sequence MTESILLVTGTSSGIGLATAVAAARHGFTVVATMRDLGKASALQEAASAAGVTLDLQPLDVTSPASIAACFEHIRATYGRLDALLNNAGAGHLGTVELESVEAVRAVMEVNFFGVVAVTKAALPLLRESGGRIVTVSSVGGVVGQPFNEAYCAAKFAVEGFMESLTPVAATVGVSVSVIEPGAVTTEFVANVRAQEAPAVAGTPYEGALNAYLARTAAAFDPSAAQTPDGVAEVIVETLSVPQPAARVQTSEAAQRFVGVKLADLDGAHVQAVTRHWVTGA from the coding sequence GTGACCGAATCGATTCTTCTCGTCACCGGAACGTCCTCCGGTATCGGCCTGGCGACCGCGGTCGCCGCCGCCCGCCACGGGTTCACCGTGGTGGCCACCATGCGCGACCTCGGCAAGGCCTCCGCGCTGCAGGAGGCGGCCTCGGCCGCGGGGGTCACGCTCGACCTCCAGCCGCTGGATGTGACGTCGCCGGCGTCCATCGCGGCCTGTTTCGAGCACATCCGCGCGACCTACGGCCGCCTCGACGCCCTGCTCAACAACGCGGGCGCCGGGCACCTCGGCACCGTCGAGCTGGAGTCCGTCGAGGCCGTGCGGGCCGTGATGGAGGTCAACTTCTTCGGCGTCGTCGCGGTCACCAAGGCGGCGCTGCCGCTGCTGCGCGAGAGCGGCGGCCGGATCGTCACCGTGTCGAGCGTCGGCGGGGTCGTGGGCCAGCCGTTCAACGAGGCGTACTGCGCGGCGAAGTTCGCCGTCGAGGGCTTCATGGAGTCGCTGACCCCGGTCGCCGCGACCGTCGGCGTGAGTGTCAGCGTCATCGAGCCCGGCGCCGTGACGACCGAGTTCGTCGCGAACGTGCGCGCGCAGGAGGCGCCGGCCGTGGCCGGGACGCCGTACGAGGGCGCGCTGAACGCCTACCTGGCGCGCACCGCCGCCGCCTTCGACCCGTCCGCCGCGCAGACGCCGGACGGCGTGGCCGAGGTGATCGTCGAGACGCTGAGCGTTCCGCAGCCGGCCGCCCGGGTGCAGACGTCGGAGGCCGCGCAGCGGTTCGTCGGCGTGAAGCTGGCGGACTTGGACGGCGCGCACGTGCAGGCGGTGACGCGGCACTGGGTGACCGGCGCCTGA
- a CDS encoding AarF/UbiB family protein codes for MAAPDAAGSGATTTPGTDSRTPAAAGSRKTRARYRRILRFAAANLIHIWWYDLFLPRIGLWRLSERGRTKRLTAFARRFHDLAVELGGLMIKVGQFLSSRLDILPPEITKELEGLQDEVPAVPFDAIRRLAEEELGMPLDRVFDSIDPVPVAAASLGQAHRARLAAQDREDTGLDTVVVKVQRPGIDAIVDVDLAALRRVGGWLKRVRVVADRVDMPALVEEFAATSLEEIDYLHEARSAARFAEDFAHDPRVAVPEVVWERTTRRVLTLEDVTAVKITDVVALRAAGIDPAHVAPVFASVMFDQLFTNGFFHADPHPGNIFVTPRVAQPGDGMDATTAHPWKLTFIDFGMMGEVPDSTRRGLRKLLIAAAARDGKGLVDAMREVGVLLPTSDTSELERAMTQLFARFGGMGFAELKEVDQREFREFATQFGDVIRSLPFQLPEHFLLIIRAMSLTSGVSSALDPAFNLWDSIEPYATQLLRDESGNLVRDALTEARSIAGVAVRLPKRLDNVINRIEEGNLSVKTPALDQRISRLERVTRRLIAAVLFSGFLVAGAVLLPTVQAFGIVLMSVSALPLIYVLIGGRRR; via the coding sequence GTGGCGGCGCCCGACGCGGCCGGATCAGGCGCGACGACGACACCAGGCACGGACAGCAGGACACCGGCGGCAGCGGGCTCGAGGAAGACTCGGGCCCGCTACCGCCGCATCCTGCGCTTCGCCGCGGCCAACCTCATCCACATCTGGTGGTACGACCTCTTCCTGCCGCGCATCGGGCTCTGGCGCCTCAGCGAACGCGGGCGCACCAAACGGCTGACCGCGTTCGCCCGGCGCTTCCACGACCTCGCGGTCGAGCTCGGCGGGCTGATGATCAAGGTCGGGCAGTTCCTCTCCTCCCGGCTCGACATCCTGCCTCCCGAGATCACCAAGGAGCTCGAAGGGCTGCAGGACGAGGTCCCGGCCGTCCCGTTCGACGCGATCCGACGGTTGGCCGAAGAAGAGCTCGGGATGCCGCTGGACCGCGTGTTCGACAGCATCGACCCCGTTCCGGTCGCGGCGGCCTCCCTCGGGCAGGCGCACCGGGCGCGGCTCGCCGCGCAGGACCGTGAGGACACCGGGCTGGACACGGTCGTCGTGAAGGTCCAGCGGCCGGGGATCGACGCGATCGTCGACGTCGACCTGGCGGCGCTGCGGCGGGTGGGCGGCTGGCTGAAGCGGGTCCGCGTGGTCGCAGACCGGGTGGACATGCCGGCGCTGGTGGAGGAGTTCGCGGCGACCAGCCTGGAGGAGATCGACTACCTCCACGAGGCCAGGAGCGCGGCACGGTTCGCGGAGGACTTCGCCCACGACCCGCGCGTGGCGGTGCCGGAGGTCGTCTGGGAGCGGACCACGCGGCGCGTTCTCACGCTCGAAGACGTGACGGCGGTCAAGATCACCGACGTGGTCGCGCTGCGGGCGGCGGGAATCGACCCGGCGCACGTGGCGCCGGTGTTCGCCTCCGTCATGTTCGACCAGCTGTTCACGAACGGGTTCTTCCACGCCGACCCGCACCCGGGCAACATCTTCGTCACGCCGCGCGTGGCGCAGCCCGGCGACGGGATGGACGCGACCACGGCGCACCCGTGGAAGCTCACGTTCATCGACTTCGGGATGATGGGGGAGGTCCCCGACAGCACGCGCCGCGGCCTCCGCAAACTCCTCATCGCGGCGGCGGCCCGCGACGGCAAAGGGCTCGTCGACGCGATGCGCGAGGTCGGCGTGCTGCTGCCCACCTCCGACACCAGCGAGCTGGAACGGGCCATGACGCAGCTGTTCGCGCGCTTCGGCGGGATGGGCTTCGCCGAGCTGAAGGAGGTCGACCAGCGGGAGTTCCGCGAGTTCGCCACCCAGTTCGGCGACGTGATCCGGTCGCTGCCGTTCCAGCTGCCGGAGCACTTTCTGCTCATCATCCGTGCGATGTCGCTGACCTCCGGGGTGAGCAGCGCGCTCGACCCGGCCTTCAACCTGTGGGACTCGATCGAGCCCTACGCGACGCAGCTGCTGCGCGACGAGAGCGGCAACCTGGTGCGGGATGCCCTCACCGAGGCCAGGTCCATCGCGGGCGTGGCGGTGCGGCTGCCGAAGCGTCTCGACAATGTCATCAACCGCATCGAAGAGGGCAACCTGTCGGTCAAGACCCCGGCGCTCGACCAGCGGATCAGCCGGCTCGAACGCGTCACCCGGCGGCTGATCGCCGCGGTGCTGTTCAGCGGGTTCCTCGTCGCGGGCGCGGTGCTGCTGCCGACCGTGCAGGCGTTCGGGATCGTGCTGATGAGCGTGTCGGCGCTGCCGCTAATCTACGTGCTGATCGGCGGCCGCCGGCGATAG
- a CDS encoding PadR family transcriptional regulator — MSGTFAGGGGWGNMSPDGLFQAFDQLRSQFEKKVNTRMGRGDVRSAVLALLAEKPMHGYQIIREIEERSGGSWKPSAGSVYPTLQLLADEGLITAEESNGRKTYALTEEGRAAAEEAGPAPWAPDQKSESTGTPWGPGNWSGGHNPFDSELAKAGVSLAQAAAQVRRTGTPEQIKEAAAVLDEARRKLYSILAQDAQD; from the coding sequence ATGAGCGGAACATTCGCCGGCGGCGGAGGCTGGGGCAACATGAGCCCGGACGGCCTTTTTCAGGCCTTCGATCAGCTGCGGTCGCAGTTCGAGAAGAAGGTGAACACGCGGATGGGGCGCGGTGACGTGCGCTCCGCCGTGCTCGCGCTGCTCGCCGAGAAGCCCATGCACGGGTATCAGATCATCCGGGAGATCGAGGAGCGCAGCGGCGGGAGCTGGAAACCGTCGGCCGGGTCCGTCTACCCGACCCTTCAGTTGCTCGCGGATGAGGGGCTCATCACGGCTGAGGAGTCCAACGGGCGCAAGACCTACGCGCTCACCGAGGAGGGCCGCGCGGCCGCCGAGGAGGCCGGGCCGGCGCCGTGGGCTCCCGACCAGAAGAGCGAGAGCACCGGGACGCCGTGGGGTCCGGGGAACTGGAGCGGCGGGCACAATCCGTTCGACTCCGAGCTGGCCAAGGCGGGGGTCTCGCTCGCGCAGGCGGCCGCTCAGGTGCGGCGCACGGGCACGCCCGAGCAGATCAAGGAGGCCGCGGCGGTCCTCGACGAGGCGCGGCGGAAGCTGTACTCGATCCTCGCCCAGGACGCCCAGGACTGA
- a CDS encoding N-6 DNA methylase, producing the protein MALTTPNTHQDETLRDRKKFFLENKLVGLDFNPNLVRATKMNMVMNNDGSGGLFQANSLDNPTRWTEDLRHRDLIGSVDVILTNPPFGSKIPIDEPAILEQFDLGHQWDYDEEQDVWVKTTKTTSRPPEILFIERCIQLLKPGTGRAALVLPDGILGSPGLGFVRQWILTYATVLASVDLHADTFQPGTSVQTSVLVLQRKSEQQVRDEIAAGRIKDYDIFMAICDHIGHDKRGNAVFMRDEQGYEIVRETEDAVTTAADGDDGEQKHLAKERVVDDNTQAIAEEFRAWLKTL; encoded by the coding sequence GTGGCGCTCACGACTCCAAATACTCACCAGGACGAGACGCTTCGGGACCGCAAAAAGTTCTTCCTCGAAAACAAGCTCGTAGGCCTGGACTTCAACCCGAATCTCGTGCGCGCGACCAAGATGAACATGGTCATGAACAACGACGGCTCCGGGGGACTCTTCCAGGCGAACTCACTCGACAACCCGACCCGATGGACCGAAGACCTGCGGCACCGTGACCTCATCGGGTCGGTAGACGTCATCCTCACGAACCCACCCTTCGGGTCGAAGATTCCCATCGATGAGCCCGCGATCCTCGAACAGTTCGATCTCGGCCACCAATGGGATTATGACGAGGAGCAGGACGTCTGGGTGAAGACCACAAAGACGACCTCACGGCCGCCGGAGATCCTGTTCATCGAGCGTTGCATCCAACTCTTGAAGCCCGGCACGGGACGGGCCGCCCTTGTGCTCCCGGACGGCATCCTCGGAAGTCCCGGGCTCGGTTTCGTGCGGCAGTGGATCCTGACGTACGCCACTGTGCTCGCATCGGTCGACTTGCACGCGGACACCTTCCAGCCGGGCACCAGCGTTCAGACGTCTGTGCTCGTCCTACAGCGCAAGTCTGAACAACAGGTTCGAGATGAAATTGCGGCCGGTCGGATCAAGGATTACGACATCTTCATGGCCATCTGCGACCACATTGGCCACGACAAGCGTGGAAACGCAGTCTTCATGCGCGACGAACAGGGCTACGAGATCGTACGGGAGACCGAGGACGCAGTCACGACCGCGGCGGACGGCGACGATGGTGAGCAGAAGCACCTTGCCAAAGAGAGAGTGGTCGACGACAACACGCAGGCGATCGCTGAGGAGTTCCGGGCATGGCTCAAAACCCTCTGA
- a CDS encoding ATP-binding protein: MSRLDAETKRKLREMGVPALIDAFDVQDDTLTMGLVFEERIKLAVDDAHAAFTHSKVEGLIRRAGLRYPNADLRRVDLLEQRGLDRGVIAQLGTCQFITRHMNVVFQGFTGSGKSYLGSALAKQACQHRYRAHYIRMPDLEETWAAAKDRPAGREKWLRKYSTFTLLVIDEWLLDPPTDDVRSMLLELLERRYDATSTVFCTQYAKKDWHQRLGGGVHADAIMDRIVHNTLWIETGDVNMREQTAAAAG; this comes from the coding sequence ATGAGCCGGCTCGATGCGGAGACGAAGCGGAAGCTGCGGGAGATGGGCGTCCCCGCCCTGATCGACGCGTTCGACGTCCAGGACGACACCCTCACCATGGGGTTGGTGTTCGAAGAGCGCATCAAGCTCGCCGTCGACGACGCCCACGCCGCGTTCACCCACTCGAAGGTCGAGGGGCTGATCCGGCGGGCGGGGCTGCGATACCCGAACGCGGACCTGCGCCGCGTCGATCTGCTCGAACAGCGCGGCCTGGACCGGGGTGTGATCGCGCAGCTCGGGACCTGTCAGTTCATCACCCGGCACATGAACGTCGTGTTCCAAGGCTTCACCGGCTCCGGGAAGTCCTACCTCGGGTCCGCGTTGGCGAAACAGGCGTGTCAGCACCGCTACCGGGCGCACTACATCCGCATGCCCGACCTCGAAGAGACCTGGGCCGCCGCGAAAGACCGCCCCGCGGGCAGGGAGAAGTGGCTGCGGAAGTACTCCACGTTCACGCTGCTGGTGATCGACGAGTGGTTGCTCGACCCGCCCACCGACGACGTCCGGTCCATGCTGCTCGAGCTCCTCGAGAGGCGTTACGACGCGACCTCGACGGTGTTCTGCACCCAATACGCGAAGAAGGACTGGCACCAGCGCCTCGGCGGCGGGGTCCATGCCGACGCGATCATGGACCGCATCGTCCACAACACCCTCTGGATCGAGACCGGCGACGTCAACATGCGCGAGCAGACCGCCGCCGCGGCCGGCTGA
- the istA gene encoding IS21 family transposase → MVRRIKAKLVLRLRAEGLTGRQIAAQGMSRHSVTAVLDAADREGIGWDDIVELEEADVYARLFPGRGDYESVHAQPDWDRVHRELARVGVTLKLLHGEYVDACRSKGETAMGYDRFCKSYQRHVLVIGASSRVGHKAGQTVEVDWSGKTMQLTDPVTGQQTRVYLFVATLPFSRYSFVEPALDMKQDTWLRANAAMFDWFGGSVPRIVPDNLKTGVIKHPAEGEVVLNDAYRELAAHYSAAVLPGRLAKPKDKASVEGTVGNVATSVIATLRNRAFATLSELRVAIHERVTAYNAEPFQKRAGSRLSVFEAEEKPLLRPLPAVPFEISQWRYGRKVQKNGHVVFERNFYSVPYEHIGRSVDLRITDSTLEVFAGDQRLTSHLLAPAGVINEYRTHDSDLPDGPRYQQMDPQRAREWAARIGENTTTIVNRIFESVPVDEQGLDAALAVLRMTRRYSAARVEAAAGIALQSRVRSPRYAHLRPILESNQEQTGRRQPRFEPSAWEEPAGYVRGADYYAGGTR, encoded by the coding sequence ATGGTACGCAGGATCAAGGCGAAGCTGGTGCTGAGGCTTCGCGCGGAGGGGCTCACGGGTCGGCAGATCGCGGCGCAGGGCATGTCCAGGCACTCGGTGACGGCGGTGCTCGACGCCGCTGACCGGGAGGGCATCGGCTGGGACGACATCGTCGAGCTCGAGGAAGCGGACGTGTATGCGCGGCTGTTCCCAGGGCGTGGTGATTACGAGAGTGTTCACGCGCAGCCGGACTGGGACCGGGTGCATCGGGAGCTCGCCCGGGTCGGGGTGACGTTGAAGCTGCTGCATGGTGAGTACGTCGACGCTTGCCGGAGCAAGGGGGAGACGGCGATGGGGTACGACCGATTCTGCAAGTCGTATCAGCGTCACGTGCTGGTGATCGGCGCGTCGTCGCGGGTTGGACACAAGGCGGGGCAGACGGTCGAGGTCGACTGGTCCGGGAAGACGATGCAGCTGACCGATCCGGTCACCGGGCAGCAGACGAGGGTGTACTTGTTCGTCGCGACGCTGCCGTTCTCGAGGTATTCGTTCGTCGAGCCGGCCCTGGATATGAAGCAGGACACCTGGTTGCGCGCGAACGCGGCGATGTTCGACTGGTTCGGGGGCAGCGTCCCGCGGATCGTCCCTGACAACCTGAAGACGGGAGTGATCAAGCACCCCGCTGAGGGCGAGGTCGTGCTCAACGACGCGTATCGGGAGCTCGCCGCGCACTACTCCGCGGCGGTGCTGCCGGGCCGGCTCGCGAAGCCGAAAGACAAGGCGAGCGTCGAGGGCACCGTCGGGAACGTCGCCACCTCGGTGATCGCGACGCTGCGCAACAGGGCTTTCGCGACGCTGTCGGAACTGCGCGTCGCGATCCATGAGCGGGTCACCGCTTACAACGCCGAGCCGTTCCAGAAGCGCGCCGGATCGAGGCTTTCCGTGTTCGAGGCGGAGGAGAAGCCGCTGCTGAGGCCGCTGCCGGCGGTTCCGTTCGAGATCTCCCAGTGGCGCTATGGACGCAAGGTCCAGAAGAACGGGCACGTGGTGTTCGAGCGGAACTTCTACTCCGTCCCCTACGAGCACATCGGCCGGTCCGTCGACCTGCGGATCACGGACAGCACCCTGGAGGTGTTCGCCGGGGACCAGCGGCTCACCAGTCACCTCCTCGCCCCCGCGGGGGTGATCAACGAGTACCGGACGCATGACAGCGACCTGCCCGACGGGCCCCGCTACCAGCAGATGGACCCTCAACGGGCGCGGGAATGGGCGGCGAGGATCGGGGAGAACACCACCACGATCGTGAACCGCATCTTCGAGTCCGTGCCCGTCGATGAGCAGGGCCTGGACGCTGCGCTGGCAGTGCTGCGGATGACGAGACGCTACTCCGCGGCACGGGTCGAGGCGGCGGCCGGCATCGCGCTGCAGTCGCGGGTGAGGTCGCCGCGGTATGCGCATCTGCGACCGATCCTGGAGTCGAACCAGGAGCAGACCGGCAGGCGACAGCCAAGGTTCGAACCGAGTGCTTGGGAGGAACCGGCCGGGTATGTCCGCGGCGCCGACTACTACGCGGGAGGCACCCGATGA
- a CDS encoding N-6 DNA methylase, protein MQKPEAFWELLKLIFCKIQDERDSASPQFYATPKERQNMTGLMRCASRIGKLFETVVRQYPQIFKPTEQIELEPKVLAYIVTQLQMFSLLDSDVDVKGKAYEEVVGSNLRGDRGEFFTPRNVCNMMVNMLDPSDRDLILDPARGTGGFLIAAMNHVLASLKRDVRESGRSRQLQVNIRFSERHEYWG, encoded by the coding sequence ATGCAGAAGCCCGAAGCGTTCTGGGAGTTGCTAAAGCTCATCTTCTGCAAGATTCAGGACGAACGCGACTCGGCCTCGCCACAGTTCTATGCCACGCCTAAAGAGCGTCAGAACATGACGGGCCTGATGCGCTGCGCGAGCCGTATAGGGAAGCTCTTCGAGACCGTCGTGAGGCAGTACCCGCAGATCTTCAAACCGACCGAGCAGATCGAGCTCGAACCGAAGGTACTCGCGTACATCGTCACCCAGTTGCAGATGTTCTCGCTCCTCGATTCGGATGTCGACGTCAAGGGCAAGGCGTATGAGGAAGTCGTCGGCTCGAACCTCCGCGGGGATCGCGGTGAGTTCTTCACGCCGCGCAACGTCTGCAACATGATGGTCAACATGCTGGACCCGAGCGATAGGGACCTTATCCTCGACCCCGCGCGTGGCACAGGGGGCTTCCTCATTGCCGCAATGAACCACGTTCTCGCGTCGCTCAAACGAGATGTCCGCGAGTCCGGCCGTAGCCGCCAGCTCCAGGTGAATATTCGCTTCTCTGAGCGCCACGAGTATTGGGGTTGA
- a CDS encoding type I restriction enzyme HsdR N-terminal domain-containing protein — translation MPTPDQKPHIRSDENERNFVSIQTIAPHGGFAIVPPGKVLDYIDGVTLRQDTPEEYVRQEILKSLVREYGYDKADIRVEFPIKFGSRRVRVDIVVFPPGLKATEQTQSSAWLIIECKNDKVRPSMKKDGVEQMLSYMAACPNVEVGMWTNGEDMSSYAFEVDASGKRIEVEIPDIPHSGDTADAGTPRFDQLRPAASDSLLFAFRRAHSYTSQATRACRSPKRSGSC, via the coding sequence GTGCCCACCCCGGACCAGAAGCCGCACATCCGCAGTGATGAGAACGAGAGAAACTTCGTGAGTATCCAGACCATTGCCCCACACGGCGGCTTCGCCATTGTCCCTCCGGGCAAGGTCCTCGACTACATCGATGGTGTAACGCTCCGGCAGGACACTCCAGAGGAGTATGTCCGTCAGGAGATCCTAAAATCCCTCGTACGCGAGTATGGCTATGACAAAGCAGACATCCGTGTCGAGTTCCCGATCAAGTTCGGCAGCCGTCGCGTTCGCGTCGACATCGTCGTATTCCCCCCAGGGCTGAAGGCCACCGAGCAGACCCAGTCGAGCGCCTGGCTCATTATCGAGTGCAAGAACGACAAAGTGCGGCCGTCGATGAAGAAAGACGGCGTCGAGCAGATGCTCAGCTACATGGCTGCTTGTCCGAACGTTGAGGTCGGCATGTGGACCAATGGCGAGGACATGTCCAGCTATGCATTCGAGGTGGACGCCTCTGGAAAGCGGATCGAGGTAGAGATCCCTGATATCCCGCACAGCGGAGATACCGCCGATGCAGGCACGCCCCGATTCGACCAACTCCGGCCCGCGGCGTCGGACTCGTTGCTGTTCGCATTTCGCCGCGCGCACAGCTACACATCGCAGGCAACCAGGGCATGCAGAAGCCCGAAGCGTTCTGGGAGTTGCTAA
- a CDS encoding type II toxin-antitoxin system RelE/ParE family toxin, with translation MPDDEVDLSQWDYALSARDDAYVLKELRKLKASSYAVGKLERAMERVQKGTAKPGECGPVRGDVWELRVNYDNRWYRLLYARTGDRFVALYIGAKKTNKLDPSWTDTAEGRLKEHRSRQ, from the coding sequence TTGCCTGACGACGAGGTTGATCTCAGTCAGTGGGATTACGCCCTCTCCGCCCGCGACGACGCATACGTTCTGAAGGAACTACGCAAACTCAAGGCAAGTTCTTACGCAGTCGGGAAGCTTGAGCGCGCGATGGAGCGTGTCCAGAAGGGTACGGCCAAGCCGGGCGAGTGTGGCCCCGTTCGAGGCGATGTATGGGAACTGCGGGTAAATTACGACAACCGCTGGTATCGGCTGTTGTACGCGCGGACCGGCGATCGGTTTGTGGCGCTATATATCGGCGCTAAGAAGACAAACAAGCTGGACCCCAGCTGGACGGACACCGCAGAAGGGCGCTTGAAGGAACACCGCTCACGGCAGTAG